From Streptomyces sp. NBC_00775, one genomic window encodes:
- a CDS encoding sensor histidine kinase, which yields MTERMTGPGGAKSAYTWDRSFRLWDSYFAIVWVATLVFVLGTGHPGWSLRFVAASLLVLLIPWYVAVGRPILNGDPPDERRALGYLTGAMMLFLPSAVLVGETRLMTFALVPQCFMALRLHWALTAVTVINIAPVVGWALLWWPSDQDVFFNVLFAVVTLVFSVAIGSWIIRIIEQSRERAELIAELDVSRHEISRLSAAHGALAERERLTREIHDTLAQGFTSLLMLVQAVEAEVDHDLPRARRHLTLMAETARQNLAEARALVAGGAPADLDGATLPDALRRLAARHDATLDVTGPVRALPAGPEVVALRSCQEALANTRKHAGSSVTVAVVLAYTEDSLAVSVRDDGRGFDPAAPADGYGLAGLRARAAEVGGTAQVRSAPGDGTTVTVRLPVPRSGS from the coding sequence ATGACCGAGCGGATGACCGGTCCCGGCGGCGCGAAGAGCGCGTACACCTGGGACCGGTCGTTCCGGCTCTGGGACTCGTACTTCGCGATCGTGTGGGTGGCCACCCTGGTGTTCGTGCTCGGTACAGGGCACCCGGGGTGGTCCCTGCGCTTCGTCGCGGCCTCGCTGCTCGTCTTGCTGATCCCCTGGTACGTGGCGGTGGGACGCCCCATCCTCAACGGCGATCCCCCCGACGAACGGCGGGCCCTTGGCTACCTCACGGGAGCGATGATGCTGTTCCTGCCGTCGGCGGTCCTCGTCGGTGAGACGCGTCTGATGACCTTCGCGCTCGTCCCCCAGTGCTTCATGGCGCTGCGCCTGCACTGGGCACTGACAGCCGTGACGGTCATCAACATCGCGCCGGTGGTGGGCTGGGCGCTGCTGTGGTGGCCGAGCGACCAGGACGTCTTCTTCAACGTGCTCTTCGCCGTGGTGACCCTCGTCTTCTCCGTGGCCATCGGCAGCTGGATCATCCGCATCATCGAGCAGAGCCGGGAACGGGCGGAGTTGATCGCCGAGTTGGACGTCAGCCGCCATGAGATCTCCCGTCTGTCGGCCGCACACGGCGCGCTGGCCGAACGGGAACGACTCACCCGGGAAATCCACGACACCCTCGCGCAGGGCTTCACCAGCCTGCTGATGCTGGTCCAGGCCGTCGAGGCCGAGGTGGACCACGATCTGCCGCGGGCCCGCCGCCATCTGACCCTGATGGCCGAGACGGCCCGGCAGAACCTCGCCGAGGCGCGGGCCCTGGTCGCCGGAGGCGCGCCCGCCGACCTCGACGGCGCCACGCTGCCCGACGCGCTGCGCCGGCTCGCCGCCCGCCATGACGCGACCCTCGACGTGACCGGTCCGGTGCGCGCGCTGCCCGCCGGGCCCGAAGTCGTCGCCCTGCGCTCCTGCCAGGAGGCACTGGCCAACACCCGTAAGCACGCGGGGAGTTCGGTCACGGTCGCGGTCGTCCTGGCCTACACCGAGGATTCCCTCGCCGTCTCCGTACGCGACGACGGCCGCGGCTTCGACCCGGCCGCGCCGGCCGACGGCTACGGTCTGGCGGGGCTGCGAGCGCGGGCCGCCGAAGTAGGCGGTACGGCTCAGGTCCGCAGTGCGCCCGGTGACGGGACGACCGTCACCGTGCGTCTGCCCGTCCCCAGGAGTGGCTCGTGA
- a CDS encoding ABC transporter permease — translation MSTTAVRADRQTSSGRLPGAWGLGLQRGALEIKQFFRQRDQVVFTFAFPVVFLFLFASIFSDDVRGAGITASQLYVPAMMAAGIMSTSFQSLGISIAIERDEKVLRRLRGTPMPPASYFLGKIWLVLVTGALETAILLLVGTTLYDVDLPSDLGKWADFGWIFVLGLTACALLGIAISSVPKSGKSATSVVVLPFLVLQFISGVYIAIDTIPDWMLNIGALFPLKWMCQGLRGVFLPESAKVLEQAGDWEFGRIALVLGAWCVGGLLLCLLTFRWKNRRDG, via the coding sequence ATGAGCACGACCGCCGTACGCGCGGACCGTCAGACCTCTTCCGGCAGGCTGCCCGGAGCCTGGGGGCTCGGCCTCCAGCGGGGCGCCCTGGAGATCAAGCAGTTCTTCCGCCAGCGCGACCAGGTGGTGTTCACCTTCGCCTTCCCGGTCGTCTTCCTCTTCCTCTTCGCGTCGATCTTCAGCGACGACGTGCGGGGAGCGGGCATCACCGCCTCCCAGCTGTACGTCCCCGCGATGATGGCCGCGGGCATCATGTCCACCAGTTTCCAGTCCCTGGGCATCTCGATCGCGATCGAGCGGGACGAGAAGGTGCTGCGCCGGCTGCGCGGCACACCGATGCCACCGGCCTCGTACTTCCTCGGCAAGATCTGGCTGGTTCTGGTGACCGGCGCCCTGGAGACGGCGATCCTGCTCCTCGTCGGCACGACGCTGTACGACGTCGATCTGCCCTCGGACCTCGGCAAGTGGGCGGACTTCGGCTGGATCTTCGTCCTGGGGCTCACGGCCTGCGCCCTGCTCGGCATCGCGATCAGCTCGGTCCCGAAGTCCGGCAAGAGCGCCACCTCCGTGGTCGTACTCCCCTTCCTGGTCCTCCAGTTCATCTCCGGGGTGTACATCGCCATCGACACCATCCCCGACTGGATGCTGAACATCGGCGCGCTGTTCCCGCTGAAGTGGATGTGCCAGGGGCTGCGCGGGGTGTTCCTGCCCGAGTCGGCGAAGGTCCTGGAACAGGCGGGCGACTGGGAGTTCGGGCGGATCGCCCTGGTGCTCGGGGCGTGGTGCGTCGGAGGATTGCTGCTGTGTCTGCTGACCTTCCGGTGGAAGAACCGGCGCGACGGATGA
- a CDS encoding ABC transporter ATP-binding protein yields the protein MTPDANQLAVDVRGLRKRYGDVTAVDGIDLGIRQGEVFGLLGPNGAGKSTTVEILQGNRGRDSGEVSVLGADPATGTRAWRSRVGIVWQDESAPAELTVRETVRHFARYYPRPRDPEEVIGLVGLEEKAGSRVKALSGGQRRRLDVALGVIGGPELLLLDEPTTGFDPAARRQFWDLIRKLADEGTTILLTTHYLEEAEALAHRLAVIAKGRVVAEGEPSTLRERFGTEATVEWTESDGTPRSTRTDTPTRTVAELIHRFDGEIPGLRVSRPTLEDVYLRLTGQEDAR from the coding sequence ATGACACCAGACGCGAACCAACTCGCAGTGGACGTACGGGGACTGCGCAAGCGGTACGGGGACGTGACCGCTGTCGACGGCATCGATCTCGGCATCCGGCAGGGCGAGGTGTTCGGCCTGCTCGGACCCAACGGAGCGGGCAAGAGCACCACGGTGGAGATCCTCCAGGGCAACCGCGGCCGGGACTCGGGCGAGGTCTCCGTGCTCGGCGCCGACCCGGCGACGGGCACGCGCGCGTGGCGCTCGCGGGTCGGCATCGTCTGGCAGGACGAATCCGCGCCCGCCGAGTTGACGGTGCGCGAGACCGTGCGGCACTTCGCCCGCTACTACCCGAGGCCCCGCGACCCCGAGGAAGTCATCGGCCTGGTCGGTCTGGAGGAGAAGGCGGGCAGCCGCGTCAAGGCGCTCTCGGGCGGTCAGCGCAGGCGGCTCGATGTGGCGCTGGGTGTGATCGGCGGTCCGGAGCTGCTGCTCCTGGACGAACCGACGACCGGCTTCGACCCGGCCGCCCGCAGGCAGTTCTGGGACCTGATCCGGAAACTGGCCGACGAGGGCACGACCATCCTCCTCACCACGCACTACCTGGAGGAGGCGGAGGCGCTCGCGCACCGGCTCGCGGTGATCGCGAAGGGCCGGGTCGTCGCCGAGGGCGAGCCGTCCACGCTGCGCGAGCGCTTCGGTACCGAGGCCACCGTGGAGTGGACGGAGTCCGACGGCACCCCGCGCAGTACGCGCACCGACACCCCCACCAGGACAGTCGCCGAGCTCATACACCGCTTCGACGGCGAGATCCCGGGCCTGCGGGTGAGCCGCCCCACCCTGGAGGACGTCTACCTCCGGCTGACCGGACAGGAGGACGCGCGATGA
- a CDS encoding vitamin K epoxide reductase family protein, which produces MSKTTVKDVPADQERVTAPRTVGGSRALALLLVITGAAGLLAAWVITIDKFKLLENPNFVPGCSLNPVVSCGNIMKSEQASAFGFPNPMLGLVAYGIVICVGVSLLARATFPRWYWLTFNAGTLFGVGFCTWLQFQSLYRINSLCLWCSLAWVATIIMFWYVTSSNIRNNFLPAPRWLKSFFGEFTWVLPALHIGIIGMLILTRWWDFWTS; this is translated from the coding sequence ATGAGCAAGACGACAGTCAAGGACGTCCCGGCCGACCAGGAACGCGTCACCGCTCCCCGGACGGTCGGCGGCAGCCGTGCCCTCGCCCTGCTGCTGGTGATCACCGGTGCGGCCGGTCTCCTTGCCGCGTGGGTCATCACGATCGACAAGTTCAAGCTCCTGGAGAACCCGAACTTCGTGCCCGGGTGCAGCCTGAACCCGGTCGTCTCCTGCGGCAACATCATGAAGAGCGAGCAGGCCTCGGCCTTCGGGTTCCCCAACCCGATGCTGGGACTCGTCGCCTACGGCATCGTCATCTGCGTCGGCGTGAGCCTGCTCGCCCGGGCCACCTTTCCGCGCTGGTACTGGCTGACCTTCAACGCGGGCACGCTCTTCGGCGTCGGATTCTGCACCTGGCTGCAGTTCCAGTCGCTGTACCGGATCAACTCGCTGTGCCTGTGGTGCTCGCTGGCGTGGGTCGCGACGATCATCATGTTCTGGTACGTGACCTCGTCCAACATCCGCAACAACTTCCTGCCCGCCCCGCGCTGGCTGAAGAGCTTCTTCGGCGAGTTCACCTGGGTCCTGCCGGCGCTGCACATCGGGATCATCGGGATGCTGATCCTGACCCGCTGGTGGGACTTCTGGACCAGCTGA
- a CDS encoding replication-associated recombination protein A: MEPDLFTAAAEERQEKDPSSSPLAVRMRPRTLDEVVGQQHLLKPGSPLRRLVGEGSGGPAGPSSVILWGPPGTGKTTLAYVVSKATNKRFVELSAITAGVKEVRAVIDGARRATGGFGKETVLFLDEIHRFSKAQQDSLLPAVENRWVTLIAATTENPYFSVISPLLSRSLLLTLEPLTDDDLRGLIKRALTDERGLKEAVTLPEDSEEHLLRISGGDARRALTALEAAAGAALDKGEAEISLQTLEETVDRAAVKYDRDGDQHYDVASALIKSIRGSDVDAALHYLARMIEAGEDPRFIARRLMISASEDIGLADPNALPIAVAAAQAVAMIGFPEAALTLSHATIALALAPKSNAATTAIGAAMEDVRKGHAGPVPMHLRDGHYKGAAKLGHAQGYVYPHDLPEGIAAQQYAPEELKDREYYTPTRHGAEARYADAVEWTRKHLGRGRS; the protein is encoded by the coding sequence GTGGAGCCCGACCTGTTCACCGCCGCAGCAGAAGAACGCCAGGAGAAGGACCCGTCCTCCAGCCCCCTGGCGGTACGGATGCGTCCGCGCACCCTCGACGAAGTCGTGGGCCAGCAGCATCTGCTGAAGCCGGGCTCGCCCCTGCGCAGACTCGTCGGCGAGGGGAGCGGCGGCCCGGCCGGACCGTCCTCGGTGATCCTGTGGGGCCCGCCCGGCACCGGCAAGACCACGCTCGCGTATGTCGTCTCCAAGGCCACCAACAAGCGCTTCGTGGAGCTGTCCGCGATCACCGCGGGCGTCAAGGAAGTCCGCGCGGTCATCGACGGCGCCCGCCGTGCCACCGGCGGCTTCGGCAAGGAGACCGTCCTCTTCCTCGACGAGATCCACCGCTTCAGCAAGGCCCAGCAGGACTCCCTGCTCCCGGCCGTCGAGAACCGCTGGGTGACGCTGATCGCGGCGACCACCGAGAACCCGTACTTCTCGGTGATCTCGCCCCTGCTCTCCCGCTCGCTCCTGCTGACCCTCGAACCGCTCACGGACGACGACCTGCGCGGCCTCATCAAGCGCGCGCTCACCGACGAGCGCGGCCTCAAGGAAGCCGTCACCCTCCCCGAGGACTCCGAGGAACACCTGCTGCGGATCTCCGGCGGTGACGCCCGCCGCGCCCTGACCGCCCTGGAAGCCGCGGCCGGCGCCGCGCTCGACAAGGGCGAGGCGGAGATCAGCCTCCAGACCCTGGAGGAGACCGTCGACCGGGCGGCCGTGAAGTACGACCGCGACGGCGACCAGCACTACGACGTGGCGAGCGCGCTCATCAAGTCCATCCGCGGCTCGGACGTGGACGCGGCGCTGCACTATCTGGCCCGCATGATCGAGGCCGGCGAGGACCCCCGGTTCATCGCCCGCCGGCTGATGATCTCCGCCAGCGAGGACATCGGCCTCGCCGATCCGAACGCGCTGCCGATAGCCGTGGCCGCCGCCCAGGCCGTCGCGATGATCGGTTTCCCCGAGGCCGCGCTCACCCTCAGCCACGCCACCATCGCCCTCGCCCTGGCGCCGAAGTCCAACGCCGCGACGACGGCGATCGGCGCCGCCATGGAGGACGTACGCAAGGGGCACGCGGGCCCGGTGCCCATGCATCTGCGCGACGGGCACTACAAGGGCGCGGCCAAGCTGGGTCACGCCCAGGGGTATGTGTATCCGCACGACCTGCCCGAAGGCATCGCCGCCCAGCAGTACGCCCCGGAGGAGCTCAAGGACCGGGAGTACTACACGCCCACCCGGCACGGCGCCGAGGCGCGCTACGCGGACGCGGTGGAGTGGACCAGGAAGCACCTCGGTAGAGGGCGGTCCTGA
- the rpsD gene encoding 30S ribosomal protein S4 codes for MANQSRPKVKKSRALGIALTPKAVKYFEARPYPPGEHGRGRKQNSDYKVRLLEKQRLRAQYDVSERQLVRAYERASKVQGKTGEALIIELERRLDALVLRSGIARTIYQARQMVVHGHIEVNGQKVDKPSFRVKPDDVVMVRERSRSKTLFEVSRAGGFAPDGETPRYLQVNLGALAFRLDREPNRKEIPVICDEQLVVEYYAR; via the coding sequence GTGGCGAATCAGTCCCGCCCCAAGGTCAAGAAGTCGCGTGCCCTCGGCATCGCGCTGACCCCGAAGGCCGTCAAGTACTTCGAGGCCCGCCCCTACCCGCCGGGCGAGCACGGCCGCGGCCGCAAGCAGAACTCGGACTACAAGGTCCGTCTGCTGGAGAAGCAGCGTCTGCGCGCGCAGTACGACGTGTCCGAGCGTCAGCTCGTCCGCGCCTACGAGCGTGCCTCCAAGGTCCAGGGCAAGACCGGTGAGGCCCTGATCATCGAGCTGGAGCGTCGTCTCGACGCGCTGGTCCTGCGTTCGGGCATCGCCCGCACGATCTACCAGGCCCGCCAGATGGTCGTTCACGGCCACATCGAGGTCAACGGCCAGAAGGTCGACAAGCCGTCCTTCCGCGTCAAGCCCGACGACGTCGTGATGGTCCGCGAGCGCAGCCGCAGCAAGACGCTGTTCGAGGTCTCCCGCGCCGGTGGCTTCGCCCCCGACGGCGAGACCCCGCGCTACCTCCAGGTGAACCTCGGCGCCCTGGCGTTCCGCCTGGACCGTGAGCCGAACCGCAAGGAGATCCCGGTGATCTGCGACGAGCAGCTCGTCGTCGAGTACTACGCCCGCTGA
- a CDS encoding ATP-binding protein yields the protein MQRSHRSHRSDGLVPGNLPLELDAFVGRAAELTRLAGALETARLVTVTGMGGVGKSRFAAHAAARTEVCDGAWRVELSAVRDPDVVEYAVVEALGLTDQTSRPPRRVLLDHLAERQLLLVLDGFEHLVEVCASLVGELLRHVPGLRVLAVGRRPLDVGGERLFPLAPLTEPEAAELFADRAAARVPGFVLDDGNRSDVRELCRRLDGIPLAVELAAGRLSALSPAQLLSRLEDRFRLLTGGARDALPRHQTLRTAIGWSHELCTPEERLLWSRLSVFAGQFDLEAAEYVCSGDGLHCDDVLDVLGELLAQSVLFREETAAGVRYRMLDTVRAYGADWLEAMGDADRLRRRHRDWYMGLATWCELDWFSPRQGEVAARVDTELPNLRCALEHCLTEPGEAHLGQYLAGTLWFSWVGCGRLSEGRHWLERSVELCAEDGTQEQSRLKALWVLGYVAVLQGDTVPALSALQECRDEAERTGNAIAVAYAEHRTGCLALVTDDMARAETLLRSSLDRYHEIGELNSNVLMGQVELAMTLAFQGDLPGAVKLCEDVRRVCEDHGERWALAYALYVLAYEALTGGDTAGARDLLEECLGIAHTFHDLLGTVLSVELLALVTAVEGDQAEAAALQGAAARMWPSVGLPLFGSAYYNAPHERCEALARERLGEERYEECVRAGALLGQEAAVARALGWAGARPLGAVPSPRRLPPDMRKPAVSPTSKGGETTG from the coding sequence ATGCAGCGTTCTCACCGTTCCCACCGCTCCGACGGCTTGGTGCCCGGCAATCTGCCCCTGGAACTCGACGCGTTCGTGGGGCGCGCCGCCGAACTCACGCGGCTGGCCGGGGCACTGGAGACAGCCCGCCTGGTGACCGTGACCGGTATGGGAGGCGTCGGCAAGTCGCGCTTCGCGGCGCACGCCGCGGCGCGGACGGAGGTGTGCGACGGGGCGTGGCGTGTGGAGCTGTCCGCGGTGCGCGATCCGGACGTCGTCGAGTACGCGGTCGTCGAGGCCCTCGGTCTGACGGATCAGACCTCGCGGCCGCCGCGCCGGGTGCTGCTCGACCATCTCGCCGAGCGCCAACTCCTCCTCGTCCTCGACGGGTTCGAGCATCTGGTGGAGGTGTGCGCCTCGCTGGTGGGCGAGCTGCTGCGGCACGTGCCCGGGTTGCGGGTGCTCGCTGTGGGGCGCCGGCCGCTGGATGTCGGGGGCGAGCGGCTGTTCCCGCTGGCGCCGCTGACCGAGCCGGAGGCGGCGGAGCTGTTCGCGGACCGTGCGGCGGCCCGGGTGCCCGGTTTCGTGCTGGACGACGGCAACCGGTCGGACGTGCGGGAGCTGTGCCGGCGCCTGGACGGGATCCCGCTCGCGGTCGAGCTGGCGGCGGGGCGGCTGAGTGCCCTCTCCCCCGCGCAGCTGCTGTCCCGGCTGGAGGACCGCTTCCGGCTGCTGACCGGCGGCGCCCGCGACGCGCTGCCTCGCCACCAGACCCTGCGTACGGCGATCGGCTGGAGCCATGAGCTGTGCACGCCCGAGGAGCGGCTGCTGTGGTCGCGTCTTTCGGTGTTCGCGGGGCAGTTCGACCTGGAGGCCGCGGAGTACGTGTGCAGCGGTGACGGGCTGCACTGCGACGACGTTCTCGACGTGCTGGGCGAGCTGCTCGCGCAGTCCGTGCTGTTCCGCGAGGAGACGGCGGCGGGCGTGCGCTACCGGATGCTGGACACGGTCCGGGCGTACGGCGCGGACTGGCTGGAGGCGATGGGCGACGCGGACCGGCTGCGGCGCCGGCACCGCGACTGGTACATGGGCCTGGCCACCTGGTGCGAGCTGGACTGGTTCTCGCCGCGGCAGGGCGAGGTCGCCGCGCGCGTCGACACGGAGCTGCCGAATCTGCGCTGCGCCCTGGAGCACTGTCTGACCGAGCCGGGCGAGGCGCATCTGGGCCAGTATCTGGCGGGCACCCTGTGGTTCTCCTGGGTCGGCTGTGGCCGGCTGTCGGAGGGCAGGCACTGGCTGGAGCGCAGCGTGGAACTGTGCGCGGAGGACGGGACGCAGGAGCAGTCGCGGCTGAAGGCGCTGTGGGTGCTCGGCTATGTGGCGGTGCTGCAGGGCGACACGGTGCCCGCGCTGTCCGCGCTCCAGGAGTGTCGCGACGAGGCGGAACGTACCGGCAACGCCATCGCGGTCGCGTACGCCGAGCATCGCACCGGCTGTCTCGCGCTGGTCACGGACGACATGGCGCGTGCGGAAACCCTGCTGCGGTCGTCGCTGGACCGCTATCACGAGATCGGCGAGCTCAACAGCAATGTGCTGATGGGCCAGGTCGAGCTGGCGATGACCCTGGCGTTCCAGGGCGATCTGCCGGGCGCGGTGAAACTCTGCGAGGACGTCCGGCGGGTCTGCGAGGACCACGGGGAGCGCTGGGCGCTGGCGTACGCGCTGTACGTCCTGGCGTACGAGGCCTTGACCGGGGGCGATACGGCCGGCGCCCGGGATCTCCTGGAGGAGTGCCTCGGCATCGCGCACACCTTCCACGATCTGCTCGGCACGGTCCTGTCGGTCGAGCTGCTCGCGCTGGTCACTGCGGTGGAGGGCGATCAGGCCGAGGCCGCGGCGCTGCAGGGGGCGGCGGCCCGGATGTGGCCGTCGGTGGGTCTGCCGCTGTTCGGCTCGGCGTACTACAACGCGCCGCACGAGCGGTGCGAGGCCCTGGCGCGGGAGCGGCTGGGCGAGGAGCGGTACGAGGAGTGCGTACGGGCGGGGGCGCTGCTCGGGCAGGAGGCGGCGGTGGCCCGGGCGCTGGGGTGGGCCGGGGCCCGGCCGCTGGGTGCGGTGCCGTCGCCGCGGAGGCTGCCCCCGGACATGCGAAAGCCCGCCGTCTCGCCCACCTCGAAGGGCGGGGAGACGACGGGCTGA
- a CDS encoding DUF948 domain-containing protein, whose translation MQSGSGCTVSGGEVAGILVAVFWAILVSFLAVALVRLAQTLRATTKLVADVTDQAVPLLADASAAVRSAQTQIDRVDAIASDVQEVTSNASALSTTVASTFGGPLVKVAAFGYGVRQAIGGRRENVPDKASRRTVIVGRTVPSARRGKRKKD comes from the coding sequence ATGCAGTCAGGGAGCGGGTGCACAGTGTCCGGTGGAGAGGTGGCCGGGATCCTGGTGGCCGTCTTCTGGGCGATCCTGGTCTCCTTCCTCGCCGTCGCGCTGGTGAGGCTGGCCCAGACGCTCAGGGCGACCACCAAGCTCGTCGCGGACGTGACCGACCAGGCCGTCCCGCTCCTCGCCGACGCATCCGCGGCAGTGCGCTCCGCGCAGACGCAGATCGACCGGGTCGACGCCATCGCGTCGGACGTCCAGGAGGTCACGTCGAACGCGTCGGCGCTGTCGACGACCGTCGCCTCCACCTTCGGCGGCCCCCTGGTGAAGGTCGCGGCGTTCGGCTACGGCGTGCGCCAGGCCATCGGAGGCCGTCGTGAGAATGTGCCCGACAAGGCGTCCCGGCGTACCGTGATCGTGGGCCGCACCGTCCCGTCCGCGCGACGGGGAAAGCGGAAGAAGGACTGA
- a CDS encoding DUF6167 family protein, which produces MFRRTFWFTAGAAAGVWATTKVNRKLKQLTPESLAAQAANKAIDAGHRLKDFALDVRDGMAQREAELGEVLGLNDRPDPELPAQRRRAAIGDSKQNVGNDKQIKYIENTTYSYNRNEDH; this is translated from the coding sequence ATGTTCCGCCGTACGTTCTGGTTCACCGCCGGCGCAGCCGCGGGTGTGTGGGCCACCACCAAGGTCAACCGTAAGCTCAAGCAGCTGACCCCCGAGAGCCTCGCGGCCCAGGCCGCCAACAAGGCGATCGACGCGGGTCACCGGCTCAAGGACTTCGCGCTCGACGTCCGCGACGGCATGGCCCAGCGGGAGGCCGAACTCGGCGAGGTGCTCGGTCTGAACGACCGCCCGGACCCCGAACTCCCCGCACAGCGGCGCCGCGCCGCGATCGGCGACAGCAAGCAGAACGTCGGCAACGACAAGCAGATCAAGTACATCGAGAACACGACGTACTCGTACAACCGGAATGAGGACCACTGA